In bacterium, one genomic interval encodes:
- a CDS encoding STAS domain-containing protein produces the protein MLRPKLLDTIKGYTIRQFGADAAAGTIVAIVALPLAIAFAIASGVSPEKGLFTAIVAGFIISALGGSRVQIGGPTGAFVVIIYGIVQQYGVDGLMAATLIAGVILIAMGLLKFGSVIKFIPHPVIVGFTTGIAVIIFSSQMNDLLGLGIKDLPADFIEKWIIILTHIGDAQLANLALGLGVIIVIVFWPRITTIIPSPFVALVAATAAVPLLNLPLETIFARFGEIPHSLPTPSLPDVNWSTIKNLIQPGITIAMLAGIEALLAAVVADGMISGKHRSNMELVAQGVANIASPIFGGIPATGAIARTATNVKNGGRTPVAGIVHAVVLLIIMLAFGKWAGLIPMAALAGIMIVVAYNMSEWRTFLAQLRGSKSDAAVLLSTFALTVLLDLTIALQVGLVIASIAFLRSMSYSSNVTAISESWDDANGLDDVSNFSLSPIPDGVRVFEINGPMFFGAAYKFKESLTVVGKPPKAIIVRMRQVPVIDATGVRTIEDVFHSFKKAGTIFLMSGAQPAVMKAMEDSGLLDQIGKENVLPTYDDALLRSREMLAAQSKTKT, from the coding sequence ATGCTTAGACCGAAATTACTCGATACCATCAAGGGTTACACGATCCGCCAGTTTGGCGCCGATGCTGCGGCGGGTACGATTGTAGCCATCGTAGCCCTCCCGCTCGCGATCGCCTTCGCCATCGCTTCAGGTGTCTCTCCGGAAAAAGGGCTTTTTACCGCCATCGTCGCCGGATTCATCATTTCCGCACTTGGCGGGAGTCGCGTCCAGATCGGCGGTCCGACCGGCGCCTTTGTCGTGATCATATACGGGATCGTCCAGCAGTATGGTGTCGATGGCCTGATGGCCGCCACCCTCATCGCCGGCGTGATCCTGATCGCCATGGGTCTGCTCAAATTCGGCTCGGTCATCAAGTTCATTCCGCACCCGGTGATCGTTGGTTTCACCACGGGAATTGCGGTGATCATCTTCTCCTCTCAAATGAACGATCTGCTCGGCCTTGGAATCAAGGACCTTCCAGCGGATTTCATCGAGAAGTGGATCATCATTCTGACCCACATTGGAGATGCACAACTGGCGAACCTGGCGCTCGGTCTTGGCGTGATCATCGTTATCGTTTTCTGGCCGAGGATCACGACAATCATCCCCAGTCCCTTTGTGGCCCTGGTCGCAGCAACTGCGGCTGTCCCGCTGCTGAATCTCCCGCTTGAGACCATCTTCGCCCGATTCGGTGAGATTCCCCACAGCCTCCCCACTCCTTCGCTACCCGATGTGAACTGGAGCACCATCAAAAATCTGATTCAGCCGGGCATCACGATCGCCATGCTGGCCGGAATCGAAGCATTGCTTGCCGCTGTCGTTGCTGATGGAATGATCTCAGGGAAACATCGTTCGAATATGGAACTGGTCGCCCAGGGAGTGGCCAATATCGCTTCGCCGATCTTCGGGGGAATTCCTGCCACCGGTGCGATTGCACGTACAGCAACCAATGTGAAAAACGGTGGACGAACTCCGGTTGCCGGAATTGTCCATGCCGTTGTCCTGTTGATAATTATGCTCGCTTTCGGAAAGTGGGCGGGTTTGATTCCGATGGCAGCGCTGGCCGGAATTATGATTGTCGTGGCTTACAACATGTCCGAGTGGCGGACTTTCCTCGCGCAATTACGCGGTAGCAAGAGCGACGCGGCCGTGTTGCTCAGCACCTTCGCTCTCACAGTCCTGCTCGACCTGACCATCGCCCTCCAGGTCGGACTGGTGATCGCCTCCATTGCATTCCTGCGCTCCATGTCCTATTCCAGCAATGTCACCGCTATATCGGAAAGTTGGGATGACGCCAACGGCCTCGATGATGTCTCCAATTTTTCTCTCTCGCCGATCCCTGATGGAGTCCGGGTGTTTGAGATCAATGGTCCGATGTTTTTCGGCGCCGCCTACAAGTTTAAGGAATCACTGACGGTAGTTGGCAAGCCACCCAAAGCGATCATTGTCAGGATGCGGCAGGTGCCCGTCATTGATGCTACTGGCGTTCGTACGATCGAAGATGTCTTCCACTCATTCAAAAAAGCCGGCACGATCTTTCTTATGTCCGGCGCCCAGCCCGCCGTGATGAAAGCGATGGAGGATTCTGGCCTGTTGGACCAGATCGGAAAAGAGAACGTGTTGCCGACATACGATGACGCCCTCCTCCGTTCTCGCGAGATGTTGGCTGCCCAATCCAAAACTAAGACCTGA
- the pckA gene encoding phosphoenolpyruvate carboxykinase (ATP) produces MNHYILDIKTPAQKQASSLKPDYGLDNHGLRNIRNVYWNLPVEALYEESIFRSEGRISLHGPLIVDTGKHTARAANDKFIVREVTTEEHIWWGQYNRPIAEDKFNMVYQRLQGFLQGRDLFVQDCYGGADPNYRLPVRIITELAWHSLFVKNMLIQATSNDELRKFIPGFTVISVPSFQGLPEIDGTNTPTFIMLNFDQKLCIIGGSGYGGEIKKAVFTLLNYLLPLQGLMTMHCSANVGKTGDVALFFGLSGTGKTTLSADPNRFLVGDDEHGWSDEGVFNFENGCYAKVINLSPTAEPEIFACTRKFGTVLENVIYDPVTRMLDLDDMERTENTRAAYPLSFITNSVPEKMAGHPKNVLMLTCDASGVMPPLARLTPEQAMYHFISGYTAKVSGTEIDLGKEPEITFSACFGAPFMVHHPFFYADLLRRKMLKYGAQCWLVNTGWTGGVYGIGKRMSIHHTRALLNAALDGKLDNAEFYTDPVFGFQVPMHCENVPDKVLKPIETWDDPNAYQERYLQLAALFIENFKKFRDGCTPEVIAAGPVKKEFVKTR; encoded by the coding sequence ATGAACCACTATATTCTGGACATAAAGACCCCTGCGCAAAAACAGGCGTCGTCGCTCAAACCCGACTACGGCCTGGATAATCACGGCCTGCGCAATATCCGCAATGTCTACTGGAATCTCCCGGTCGAAGCATTGTATGAAGAATCGATCTTCCGCTCCGAAGGCAGGATATCCCTTCATGGTCCGCTGATCGTCGACACCGGCAAACATACCGCTCGCGCTGCGAACGATAAATTCATCGTCCGCGAAGTCACCACCGAAGAACATATCTGGTGGGGGCAGTACAATCGCCCGATTGCCGAAGATAAGTTCAATATGGTCTACCAGCGCTTGCAGGGCTTTCTGCAAGGGCGCGACCTCTTTGTGCAGGACTGCTACGGCGGCGCCGACCCGAACTATCGCCTCCCGGTCCGTATTATCACTGAATTGGCCTGGCACTCGCTCTTTGTCAAGAATATGCTGATCCAGGCGACCAGCAACGACGAACTGCGGAAATTCATTCCTGGGTTCACCGTTATCTCTGTCCCATCGTTCCAGGGACTCCCTGAGATCGATGGCACCAACACGCCGACCTTTATCATGCTCAACTTTGATCAGAAGCTCTGCATCATCGGTGGCTCAGGCTACGGCGGCGAGATCAAGAAAGCGGTTTTCACGCTGCTTAATTATCTGCTCCCGTTGCAGGGACTGATGACAATGCACTGCTCGGCCAATGTCGGCAAGACTGGCGATGTCGCCCTTTTCTTTGGTCTCTCCGGCACCGGCAAGACCACGCTCTCGGCTGACCCGAATCGATTCCTGGTCGGTGACGATGAACATGGCTGGTCCGATGAAGGCGTCTTCAATTTCGAAAACGGTTGTTACGCCAAGGTGATCAACCTCTCCCCGACTGCCGAGCCGGAGATCTTTGCTTGCACGCGGAAATTCGGGACAGTTCTTGAAAACGTCATTTATGATCCGGTCACGCGCATGCTCGATCTGGATGATATGGAGCGGACCGAAAACACCCGCGCCGCATACCCGCTTTCGTTTATTACCAATTCCGTTCCGGAGAAGATGGCCGGACATCCGAAAAACGTTCTGATGTTGACCTGCGATGCTTCGGGCGTGATGCCCCCGCTCGCTCGGTTGACGCCGGAACAGGCGATGTACCACTTCATCTCCGGCTACACCGCCAAGGTGTCGGGGACAGAAATTGATCTCGGCAAAGAACCGGAGATCACCTTCTCGGCCTGCTTTGGCGCGCCGTTTATGGTGCATCATCCGTTCTTTTATGCCGATCTGCTTCGCCGCAAGATGCTCAAGTATGGCGCTCAGTGCTGGCTGGTCAATACCGGCTGGACCGGCGGAGTGTACGGTATCGGCAAGCGTATGTCGATCCACCACACCCGCGCGCTCTTGAACGCGGCGCTGGATGGGAAACTCGACAACGCCGAATTCTACACTGATCCGGTCTTTGGTTTCCAGGTCCCGATGCATTGTGAGAATGTTCCGGACAAGGTACTGAAACCGATCGAGACTTGGGATGACCCGAACGCCTACCAGGAGAGGTATTTGCAGTTGGCGGCGTTGTTCATCGAGAACTTCAAGAAGTTCCGTGATGGCTGCACACCTGAGGTGATCGCCGCCGGCCCGGTGAAGAAGGAATTCGTGAAAACGCGGTAA
- a CDS encoding FAD-binding protein yields MPPSPFELLREQLSFPDSLIIEPDYTHEKYFKDATNYSGKPSAILMARVREDVQAAVRFCSQHSIPVVPRGGGTGLSGGCVPSSNSLVISTELIAHQRINTATFSAFVGPGVITKTLQDEAAKIGLTYPPDPASYLESTLGGNVAEGAGGLRCRRFGVTKDYVLGLEAVLADGSLLKTGILGQQSGFGGLGELLVASEGTLAIITEIALRLIPIPTRGATILVAFPHPTKAAKTVSDITAEGIIPTVLEFLDGDAAACSNQYEKHDGLDDVAAILLIETTGIDPQKETAQIRDICSRNGCSYLRAETDAAKAETLWAVRRNLSKAIRESAALRISEDVAVPNSQFPVLVDFVAEMNAASPLRINSFGHAGDGNLHVNFLSSTGSEADRALIEEGILTLMKKTIALGGTLTGEHGIGLAKRQYLPLEFPPATISAMRQIKHIFDPNGALNPGKLLPD; encoded by the coding sequence ATGCCTCCGTCCCCTTTTGAACTTCTTCGCGAACAACTCTCATTCCCGGATTCGCTCATAATCGAACCCGACTATACTCACGAAAAGTATTTCAAAGATGCCACCAATTACAGCGGGAAACCCTCTGCTATTCTGATGGCGCGGGTCCGCGAGGATGTTCAGGCGGCAGTCCGCTTCTGCTCTCAGCACAGCATCCCCGTTGTCCCAAGAGGCGGCGGGACCGGCCTTTCAGGTGGTTGCGTACCTTCAAGTAATAGTTTAGTCATATCAACTGAACTTATTGCACACCAGCGCATTAATACTGCCACTTTCTCGGCGTTCGTGGGTCCGGGTGTAATCACCAAGACCCTGCAGGACGAAGCCGCCAAGATTGGATTGACTTATCCGCCTGACCCCGCCAGCTATTTGGAGTCTACACTTGGCGGCAACGTGGCAGAAGGCGCCGGTGGACTTCGGTGTCGACGCTTTGGCGTCACCAAGGATTACGTCCTTGGGCTCGAAGCAGTCCTGGCCGACGGTTCACTCTTGAAAACAGGTATTCTCGGTCAACAATCAGGCTTCGGTGGCCTAGGAGAGCTGCTGGTGGCATCTGAGGGGACTCTGGCAATCATCACCGAGATTGCCCTCCGCCTCATCCCTATCCCGACTCGTGGGGCCACCATCCTGGTCGCTTTTCCACACCCAACCAAAGCGGCTAAGACTGTTTCAGATATCACGGCTGAGGGAATCATCCCTACAGTGCTGGAATTTCTCGACGGCGATGCTGCCGCCTGCTCCAATCAATATGAAAAGCATGATGGCTTAGATGACGTTGCAGCTATCCTCCTGATTGAAACCACCGGTATAGATCCCCAGAAAGAAACCGCACAAATTCGTGATATATGTTCCAGGAATGGCTGCTCCTATCTCCGTGCAGAGACTGATGCTGCAAAGGCAGAGACGCTCTGGGCGGTGAGAAGAAATCTCTCCAAGGCTATCAGAGAATCAGCAGCGCTGCGCATCTCTGAGGATGTTGCCGTTCCCAACAGCCAATTCCCTGTACTGGTTGACTTTGTGGCGGAAATGAACGCCGCAAGCCCGCTCCGCATCAACTCTTTCGGTCATGCTGGCGATGGCAACCTGCATGTCAATTTCCTCTCCTCAACCGGCTCGGAGGCTGACAGAGCTTTGATCGAAGAGGGGATTCTCACCCTCATGAAAAAGACCATTGCTTTGGGTGGGACGCTGACGGGCGAACACGGCATTGGACTGGCCAAGAGGCAATACCTACCCCTTGAATTCCCCCCGGCCACCATTTCGGCGATGAGACAGATCAAGCATATCTTTGACCCGAATGGCGCCCTGAATCCGGGCAAGCTGCTCCCCGACTAA
- a CDS encoding DUF190 domain-containing protein translates to MQLPEQSELLRIFVGESDRWQGKPLYEAIVLEARAAGLAGATVSRGLMGYGAHSRIHTTKVLRLSEDLPIIIEIADRADRIESFLPKLDSMIVEGLVTVEKVRVPRGVSYRTRRGGAGVKRGGA, encoded by the coding sequence ATGCAGTTACCAGAGCAATCCGAACTACTCCGCATTTTTGTCGGCGAATCAGATCGCTGGCAGGGGAAACCGCTCTATGAGGCGATTGTCCTCGAAGCGCGCGCTGCTGGGCTGGCCGGGGCAACCGTGAGCCGCGGGCTAATGGGCTACGGTGCGCACAGCCGTATCCACACCACCAAAGTTCTACGGCTGTCGGAAGACCTTCCGATCATTATCGAGATCGCGGACCGGGCAGACCGGATAGAATCATTTCTGCCGAAACTCGATTCGATGATTGTTGAAGGGTTAGTGACGGTGGAGAAGGTGCGGGTTCCTCGGGGAGTAAGCTACCGCACAAGAAGAGGTGGGGCGGGGGTAAAGCGCGGCGGGGCATAA
- a CDS encoding MBL fold metallo-hydrolase, whose translation MAIRIDTIVVGPFEVNCYIVWDEASKDGLIVDPGADADDIFRGVQRSGAHPRAILLTHGHGDHIAAVDAVKSKYNIPLYCGEGEEKMLADASLNMSSALGNPIVTRPPDVKLKDEEHVVIGSLQFLVLSTPGHTEAGVCYLHEREGILICGDTLFAGSVGRTDLPGGSMDKLIQSIRTKILTLPDQVICYPGHGPRTTVGAERNSNPFLNGEIYV comes from the coding sequence ATGGCGATTCGCATTGATACTATTGTGGTTGGCCCGTTTGAAGTGAACTGCTACATCGTGTGGGATGAGGCAAGCAAGGACGGGCTGATTGTCGATCCCGGCGCCGATGCCGACGACATTTTTCGGGGGGTACAGCGTTCCGGAGCTCATCCGCGTGCAATTCTGCTGACGCACGGTCACGGGGACCATATTGCCGCCGTGGATGCGGTCAAGTCTAAGTACAATATCCCTTTATACTGCGGCGAAGGGGAAGAGAAGATGCTGGCGGATGCTTCACTCAATATGTCATCCGCGCTCGGCAACCCGATCGTCACACGCCCTCCCGATGTCAAACTGAAAGACGAAGAACATGTGGTTATCGGCTCGCTCCAGTTTCTGGTACTGTCGACCCCCGGTCACACAGAGGCTGGCGTCTGCTATCTGCATGAGCGCGAGGGGATTTTGATATGCGGAGACACATTGTTTGCCGGTTCGGTCGGGCGCACAGATCTACCCGGAGGATCGATGGATAAACTCATCCAATCGATTCGGACAAAAATCCTGACACTTCCTGACCAGGTTATTTGTTATCCAGGTCATGGCCCACGCACCACTGTCGGGGCGGAGCGAAACAGCAACCCATTCTTGAACGGAGAGATCTACGTCTGA
- the crcB gene encoding fluoride efflux transporter CrcB, translated as MMKVLMIAAAGLVGTLARYGLGGLVQKQVDSLFPLGTVVVNVLGCLLFGILWSWAENRITVDATIRAAIFIGFFGAFTTFSSFAYETVALMRESQWFAAGANILLQNLLGMAGLFGGLIVGRKLF; from the coding sequence ATGATGAAAGTGTTGATGATCGCCGCCGCCGGTCTGGTGGGGACTTTGGCACGGTACGGACTTGGGGGGCTGGTCCAGAAACAGGTAGATTCGCTTTTCCCACTGGGAACAGTTGTTGTGAATGTTCTTGGGTGTCTGCTGTTCGGCATCCTCTGGTCTTGGGCCGAAAATCGCATCACGGTCGATGCGACGATCCGCGCCGCCATTTTCATCGGATTTTTCGGCGCATTCACCACATTCTCGAGTTTTGCCTATGAGACAGTTGCACTGATGCGTGAATCGCAATGGTTCGCCGCAGGAGCCAATATTCTCCTCCAGAACCTGCTGGGAATGGCGGGACTTTTCGGAGGGTTGATTGTCGGCCGAAAACTGTTCTAA
- the pta gene encoding phosphate acetyltransferase → MSVVAQIKEKAKAKGRRVVLPEGTEPRVILATKKIIEQGICKVTLLGDEKTIEKLAKENSVSLDGVEVINPATGKMYAEFVKELVAIRKGKMTEDDAKKAMTTPLYYGAMLVRHDLADASVAGSVNTTGDVLRAAIHCVGLKPGITTVSSSFIMTVPKFRNVENKVFMFGDCAVVPNPTAEQLASIAVSTAETMRNLVGEEPRVAMLSFSTKGSAKHEDVDKVLAALAILKRDYPNLKADGEFQLDAAIIPEVAKSKAPGSAIAGDANCLIFPDLDSGNIGYKLTQRLAGATATGPIIQGLDKPANDLSRGCSVDDIVDVSAIATLMRG, encoded by the coding sequence ATGAGCGTAGTTGCACAGATAAAGGAAAAAGCGAAAGCCAAAGGGCGTCGCGTGGTCCTTCCTGAAGGAACCGAACCAAGAGTCATCCTTGCCACCAAGAAGATCATTGAACAGGGAATCTGCAAAGTCACCCTGCTCGGCGATGAAAAGACAATCGAAAAATTGGCGAAAGAGAATTCAGTCAGTCTAGACGGGGTCGAAGTAATCAACCCGGCCACTGGCAAAATGTACGCCGAATTCGTCAAGGAGCTGGTCGCGATCCGCAAAGGGAAAATGACCGAAGATGACGCCAAAAAGGCGATGACCACTCCCCTGTACTATGGCGCCATGCTGGTTCGTCATGATCTGGCAGATGCTTCGGTAGCCGGCTCAGTCAATACCACCGGCGATGTCCTCCGCGCAGCAATCCACTGCGTTGGCCTCAAGCCCGGGATCACCACTGTTTCCAGCTCGTTCATTATGACCGTCCCGAAATTCCGCAATGTCGAAAATAAGGTCTTCATGTTTGGCGACTGCGCCGTCGTTCCGAATCCGACTGCCGAGCAGCTTGCCTCTATCGCCGTCTCGACTGCCGAGACGATGCGCAATCTGGTAGGTGAAGAACCGCGTGTCGCGATGCTTTCTTTCTCGACCAAAGGCTCAGCCAAGCATGAAGATGTCGACAAAGTGCTCGCCGCCCTTGCCATCCTTAAGCGCGATTATCCGAATCTCAAGGCCGATGGTGAATTCCAGCTCGACGCGGCAATCATTCCTGAAGTTGCGAAATCAAAGGCCCCCGGTTCCGCTATTGCCGGCGATGCCAACTGCCTGATCTTCCCGGACCTCGATTCGGGGAATATCGGATACAAGTTGACACAACGTCTGGCTGGCGCAACCGCCACCGGGCCGATCATTCAGGGGCTGGACAAGCCCGCCAATGATCTCTCCCGTGGCTGTTCGGTCGATGATATCGTTGATGTTTCGGCTATAGCTACTCTGATGAGAGGGTAA
- the prfB gene encoding peptide chain release factor 2, with the protein MSLRGIFDLDARQKRIIELEEKTTQPNFWNDNQTAQGVLKEVSMHKRWLDSHNKLISELNDLKEIGEMVEEGSSDALDFEQSITKLVEEIDAFEFKTLLSGPDDHRDAILTIHPGAGGTESQDWAEMLFRMYGRWVERKGYTSELIDYQPGEEAGIKSVTLEIKGEYVYGFLKAESGVHRLVRISPFDANARRHTSFVSVHVYPVIEDAVDIEIKDEDIRIDTYRSSGAGGQHVNKTSSAIRITHNPSGIVVTCQTERSQHKNKEAAFMVLRARLYQLKREEEAKKMEKFEKSKKKIEWGSQIRSYVFHPYNMVKDHRTMHETSNIQEVMDGGIDPFIAAYLSDPDLKDQVIS; encoded by the coding sequence ATAAGCTTGCGAGGTATCTTTGACCTTGATGCCCGCCAAAAGCGGATCATCGAACTAGAAGAGAAAACCACTCAACCAAACTTCTGGAACGATAACCAGACCGCCCAGGGGGTCCTCAAAGAGGTCTCCATGCACAAGCGGTGGCTGGATTCCCATAATAAGTTGATCTCCGAACTCAACGACCTCAAAGAGATCGGCGAGATGGTGGAGGAAGGTTCCTCCGATGCGCTCGACTTTGAGCAGTCCATCACCAAGTTGGTCGAAGAGATCGATGCTTTTGAGTTCAAGACCCTCCTCTCCGGTCCGGATGACCACCGCGACGCGATTCTCACCATTCATCCTGGCGCCGGCGGCACCGAATCCCAGGACTGGGCCGAGATGCTCTTCCGCATGTATGGTCGCTGGGTTGAGCGAAAAGGCTACACTTCCGAGCTGATCGACTATCAACCGGGCGAAGAAGCCGGCATCAAGTCGGTCACGTTGGAGATCAAGGGTGAGTATGTCTACGGTTTCCTGAAAGCGGAATCCGGCGTCCATCGCCTCGTCCGCATCTCCCCCTTTGATGCCAATGCCCGCCGCCACACTTCGTTTGTATCTGTCCACGTCTATCCGGTTATCGAGGATGCTGTCGATATCGAGATCAAGGATGAAGACATTCGTATTGACACCTACCGTTCTTCAGGGGCCGGTGGTCAGCATGTCAACAAGACCTCTTCGGCGATTCGCATCACCCACAATCCATCCGGGATCGTGGTGACCTGTCAGACTGAGCGAAGCCAGCACAAAAACAAAGAAGCCGCCTTCATGGTCCTCCGCGCGCGACTCTATCAACTGAAGCGCGAAGAAGAAGCCAAGAAGATGGAGAAATTCGAAAAATCCAAAAAGAAGATCGAATGGGGTTCTCAGATCCGGTCCTATGTCTTCCACCCCTACAATATGGTGAAAGACCATCGGACCATGCACGAGACCTCCAATATACAGGAAGTGATGGATGGCGGGATCGATCCGTTTATTGCCGCCTATCTGTCCGACCCAGATTTGAAAGACCAAGTAATCTCGTAA
- a CDS encoding flavin reductase family protein: protein MKRSLGPKTLVYPTPAWVIGSYDQHGKPNIMTVAWGGICNSKPPQVTISLRKATYTYGCIMERKAYTINHLPETLVAAVDYCGMASGRSGDKFAETGLTPIGSELVDAPYIEQANLVLECNLNQAIEIGLHTMFIGDIVDVKADEAILDVAGNPDPLKLLPIIYATGVSRYYGIGKEIGKGYSVGKAVKKSDDPTY from the coding sequence ATGAAGCGTTCGCTTGGCCCCAAAACGCTGGTTTATCCGACTCCGGCATGGGTGATCGGAAGTTACGACCAACACGGAAAACCGAATATCATGACAGTCGCCTGGGGAGGGATCTGTAACTCCAAGCCGCCGCAGGTGACGATTTCGCTCCGCAAGGCGACCTACACGTACGGCTGCATCATGGAACGTAAGGCGTACACGATCAATCATCTTCCGGAGACATTGGTTGCTGCTGTTGACTATTGCGGGATGGCCTCGGGACGGTCAGGCGATAAATTTGCTGAGACCGGTTTGACGCCGATCGGCTCCGAATTAGTTGATGCTCCATATATCGAGCAGGCAAATCTTGTATTGGAGTGCAACCTAAATCAGGCGATCGAGATTGGGCTGCACACCATGTTTATTGGGGATATTGTTGATGTTAAGGCGGATGAGGCAATCCTTGATGTTGCAGGTAACCCAGACCCGCTGAAATTGCTTCCGATTATCTATGCTACCGGAGTTTCGCGATATTACGGGATCGGCAAAGAGATCGGGAAGGGGTATTCGGTCGGGAAAGCGGTCAAGAAGAGCGACGACCCGACATATTGA
- a CDS encoding aminotransferase class I/II-fold pyridoxal phosphate-dependent enzyme: MSISQLAKEIHESPTLKLNEAAAKLRDKGEAVIHLGAGEPKSKVPLDAIIACASKLNTADIRYTPTEGISQLLKAIVHYTEDQYGKLVSTDNIIVSNGAKHSFYNLMMTLVNPQDEVVILAPYWVSYPEIVKMVYGKPVIVKPKDHTFQVEFDDIEEVVGSYTKAIVINSPNNPSGVVYPPEFIQQVVEFCEKKGIYLIMDDIYHRLTFGKTPWVSAYKYAKDDSESSKLIILNGVSKAYAMTGFRIGWTVANKKITAAMINVQAQNMSCPAVLLQAAAAGALNGVQSSIESLRQTLQNNKNVMMNELRAFTGIRINEPDGTFYCLPDFRAYSQDSVKLSQFLLEKALVVTVPGKEFGVEGHLRLSYCGTIKEIMEGVARIKWALDPESPNEIYIGDRKLRRDWK; the protein is encoded by the coding sequence ATGAGTATCAGTCAACTGGCCAAAGAAATTCACGAGTCGCCGACGCTCAAACTGAATGAAGCGGCGGCCAAACTGCGTGACAAAGGCGAGGCGGTCATCCACCTCGGCGCCGGCGAACCGAAAAGCAAGGTGCCGCTTGATGCCATCATCGCCTGCGCTTCGAAATTGAATACTGCGGATATTCGCTATACCCCAACCGAGGGAATCTCGCAGCTATTGAAGGCGATCGTCCACTACACCGAAGACCAGTATGGCAAACTGGTCAGTACGGACAATATCATCGTCTCCAATGGCGCCAAGCACTCCTTTTACAACCTGATGATGACGCTGGTCAATCCGCAGGATGAAGTGGTCATTCTCGCCCCGTATTGGGTCAGCTATCCTGAGATCGTCAAGATGGTCTACGGCAAGCCGGTGATTGTCAAACCGAAAGACCACACCTTCCAGGTGGAGTTTGATGATATCGAAGAAGTGGTTGGCTCATACACCAAAGCGATCGTGATCAACAGCCCGAACAACCCGTCAGGCGTTGTATATCCTCCCGAATTCATCCAGCAGGTAGTCGAGTTCTGCGAGAAAAAGGGTATCTACCTGATCATGGATGATATCTATCATCGCCTGACGTTTGGCAAGACTCCCTGGGTCTCGGCATACAAGTACGCCAAGGATGACAGCGAATCTTCCAAGCTGATCATCCTAAATGGCGTCTCCAAAGCGTACGCCATGACCGGATTCCGCATTGGATGGACAGTCGCCAACAAGAAGATAACTGCGGCGATGATCAACGTCCAGGCGCAGAACATGTCCTGCCCGGCAGTCTTACTACAGGCGGCGGCGGCCGGTGCACTCAACGGAGTGCAAAGCTCGATCGAATCACTGCGCCAGACACTTCAGAATAACAAGAATGTCATGATGAACGAACTTCGCGCTTTCACCGGCATCCGCATCAACGAGCCGGACGGCACCTTCTATTGCCTTCCGGATTTCCGCGCCTACAGTCAGGACTCGGTGAAGCTGTCCCAGTTCCTGCTGGAGAAGGCGTTGGTGGTGACAGTTCCCGGCAAAGAATTCGGCGTCGAGGGTCACTTGCGCCTGAGCTACTGCGGAACGATCAAAGAAATTATGGAAGGGGTCGCCCGTATCAAGTGGGCACTCGATCCGGAATCCCCCAATGAAATCTACATTGGCGACCGCAAATTGAGGAGAGACTGGAAATGA
- a CDS encoding zinc ribbon domain-containing protein: protein MPTYQYRCPSCGHEFEEFQAMSEEPVELCPKCGKKTQRLISGGIGLIFKGTGFYITDYKRKGESKSDSGSSGSSSSKSDSGNKPKSD from the coding sequence ATGCCGACTTACCAATACCGGTGTCCGAGCTGTGGTCATGAATTCGAAGAATTTCAGGCAATGTCTGAAGAACCGGTCGAACTCTGCCCAAAATGTGGCAAAAAGACCCAGCGACTCATTTCCGGCGGAATCGGACTGATCTTCAAAGGGACCGGGTTCTACATCACTGACTATAAGCGCAAAGGGGAATCCAAGTCGGATTCCGGATCCTCCGGGAGCAGCTCAAGCAAGTCTGACTCAGGCAACAAGCCCAAGTCGGACTAA